The following nucleotide sequence is from Aspergillus luchuensis IFO 4308 DNA, chromosome 1, nearly complete sequence.
AGCTACATTCGCTATCTCCGCGATAACCTTCCCCCAGAGACGGTCATCTTCGCGAATGGCAACAACTTGAACTATGAAGATCTGGACCGTTGTCTGGAAGAGACAGGTGCTGATGGTGTCATGAGTGCGGAAGGCAACTTGTCCGATCCATCGATCTTCAGCAAGCCCCCTCCAGTTGGCAGTGAAGGGAGGGAATACTGGCGAGGCAGGGATGGAAAGGGTGGATATCGTATCGACGCCATGCTACGGCGGTACTTGGACATCATCTACAAGTACGTGCTTGAACAATCTGTTCCGGACAGGAAGCCGCTTTATCTTCCATCGGAcgcagtggaagaagaacctgAACAGACAACCGAAACAACCGGGGAAACCGAAGACGGCccgcccaagaagaagcagaagcgcGAGAAGTCAAAGAGAGCGGCCTCTCCCAGTCTCGGTGTCATGCAGGGCcatctcttccagcttctccgccCTATGGTCTCTGTGCATACCAATGTCCGTGATGCGTTGGCAAGATCGAGACCTGGCGATATGCCCGCATTCGAAAATGTCCTGGCTCTAGTCGAACAGGCAATCAAGAAGGGTCTCAAGGAATACGAGCAATTCCCGGAACGCTTTGAGAAAGACCCGAACCAAGAACTGACCGGGTCCAAGGCGACTATTGCCGAGTATGGCAGGCCTTGGTGGATCTGCCAGCCACACATCCGACCACTTCCTGAGGAGGCTGTCGAGCTGGGCGCGCTTActgtgaagaagaagaacgatGGCAATGAAAAGCCCAAGGCGGACGAGTCGTCTGAAAAGGCCACCCCTACTGCAGAGGGGTCTGCCACTCCTTCGAAGACGGACGGGGCAGCTAACACGCCTGCCACGGCGACTACTCCGGACAACCTGGTGAGCGGTTGATATCACGATTCAATATTTGGTGTTTTTGCGGAGTAATGGGACCAGCATCTTATACCCAAGTTGGGCATAGCTACTATTCATGTTAGATATAGACGCATACAGAGCACATAGTACATAGAGCTACGTTTTTATGAACTTATAATTTTCAA
It contains:
- a CDS encoding tRNA-dihydrouridine synthase family protein (BUSCO:EOG09262Q6S;~COG:J;~EggNog:ENOG410PH4P;~InterPro:IPR001269,IPR018517,IPR035587,IPR013785;~PFAM:PF01207;~go_function: GO:0003824 - catalytic activity [Evidence IEA];~go_function: GO:0017150 - tRNA dihydrouridine synthase activity [Evidence IEA];~go_function: GO:0050660 - flavin adenine dinucleotide binding [Evidence IEA];~go_process: GO:0008033 - tRNA processing [Evidence IEA];~go_process: GO:0055114 - oxidation-reduction process [Evidence IEA]) translates to MAVPETQPAPQGSVADQNAPVAAAAEPRKKLLGRQFYESIGSPKYIIAPMVDRSEFAWRMLTRSFMTPEDQKKVLAYSPMYHARLFREQANVRVQHFHPTRAAAGKGEDESPYLDGNPSFDRPLFVQFCANDPDDFLEAARHVAPYCDAVDLNLGCPQGIAKRGHYGAFLQEDWDLIYKLINRLHNELSIPVTAKFRIQETKEKTLEYAKMILSAGANIITVHGRRREQKGHNTGLADWSYIRYLRDNLPPETVIFANGNNLNYEDLDRCLEETGADGVMSAEGNLSDPSIFSKPPPVGSEGREYWRGRDGKGGYRIDAMLRRYLDIIYKYVLEQSVPDRKPLYLPSDAVEEEPEQTTETTGETEDGPPKKKQKREKSKRAASPSLGVMQGHLFQLLRPMVSVHTNVRDALARSRPGDMPAFENVLALVEQAIKKGLKEYEQFPERFEKDPNQELTGSKATIAEYGRPWWICQPHIRPLPEEAVELGALTVKKKNDGNEKPKADESSEKATPTAEGSATPSKTDGAANTPATATTPDNLVSG